In Primulina eburnea isolate SZY01 chromosome 3, ASM2296580v1, whole genome shotgun sequence, one DNA window encodes the following:
- the LOC140826457 gene encoding casein kinase II subunit alpha-2 codes for MSKAKVYADVNVIRPREYWDYENLTVQWSDQDDYEVVRKVGRGKYSEVFEGINVNSNERCIIKILKPVKKKKIKREIKILQNVCGGPNIVKLLDIVRDHHSKTPSLIFEYVNSTDFKVLYPTLTDYDIRYYIYELLKALDYCHSQGIMHRDVKPHNVMIDHELRKLRLIDWGLAEFYHPGKEYNVRVASRYFKGPELLVDLQDYDYSLDMWSLGCMFAGMIFRKEPFFYGHDNQDQLVKIAKVLGTDELNAYLHKYRLELDPQLEALVGRHSRKPWSKFINADNQHLVSPEAIDFLDKLLRYDHQDRLTAREAMAHPYFLQVRAAENSRIRTQ; via the exons ATGTCGAAAGCGAAGGTCTACGCGGATGTCAACGTTATTCGCCCTAGGGAATACTGGGATTACGAAAATCTCACCGTTCAATGGAG TGACCAGGACGACTATGAAGTTGTCCGCAAAGTTGGCAGGGGGAAATATAGTGAAGTTTTTGAAGGAATAAATGTCAACAGCAATGAGCGCTGCATAATCAAGATTCTGAAACCTGTtaagaagaaaaag ATAAAAAGAGAAATCAAGATTCTGCAGAATGTGTGTGGGGGACCCAATATTGTCAAACTTCTCGACATTGTCAGAGATCACCACTCAAAAACTCCTAGCTTGATATTTGAATATGTGAACAGTACAGATTTCAAAGTTTTGTACCCTACATTGACAGATTATGACATACGATACTATATTTATGAGCTTCTCAAG GCATTGGATTATTGTCATTCACAGGGAATAATGCACAGAGATGTTAAACCTCACAATGTAATGATAGACCATGAGTTGCGAAAGCTACGTTTGATAGATTGGGGCCTTGCAGAATTTTACCACCCTGGCAAGGAATATAATGTTCGTGTAGCTTCAAG ATACTTTAAGGGTCCAGAACTACTTGTTGATTTGCAAGACTATGACTATTCTTTAGATATGTGGAGCCTTGGTTGCATGTTTGCTGGAATG ATTTTCCGCAAGGAACCTTTCTTTTATGGGCATGACAACCAGGATCAACTTGTTAAAATTGCTAAG GTGCTTGGGACTGATGAATTGAATGCTTATTTACACAAATATCGTTTGGAGCTTGATCCTCAGCTCGAAGCTCTCGTTGGAAG ACATAGCAGGAAACCATGGTCGAAGTTTATAAATGCTGATAATCAGCATCTTGTTTCACCAGAG GCCATAGATTTTCTTGACAAACTCCTTCGTTATGATCATCAGGACAGGCTCACTGCAAGAGAGGCAATG GCGCACCCATATTTCTTGCAGGTCAGGGCTGCAGAAAATAGCAGGATAAGGACCCAATAA
- the LOC140826459 gene encoding BTB/POZ domain-containing protein SR1IP1 isoform X1 → MVDLEQEQNTSDMSAKKKELISTAMERTTEWIFSQEIPSDLTVNAGGTSFSLHKFPLVTKCGYMMQKLSESDHTDHSTVEIPDIPGGGEAFELAAKFCYGINFEITTENIAMLRCAAEYLEMTEEHSVGNLISRTESYINQVALKSLSGAISILHSSENLLPIAEKVRLVSRSIDTISTVACKDSHFCAPIRSDSGLNDLIPSPGHSSKPVVDWWAEDLAVLRIDMFQRVLMAMMARGFKQYALAPILMIYAEKSLLGLEIFGKGRKKIQPKQEHEKRVVLETIVSLLPRGKNVMSVSFLSMLLRASICLETTVSCRLDLEKRMASQLGQAVLDDLLIPSHLFTGDTLLDVETVQRITTYFFEFEREVNKTGYNADEHTSPPSANDMERVTRLMEGYLSEVASDRNLSVLKFVSLAELIPEQFRITDDSMYRAIDIFLKDLHQRLLFISSRATQIFQQSNNLNIWFRLLCNIDSHTRRSSCKQLQLLAHPGSSDMEKKKVCSIMDCQKLSREACAHAAQNDRLPVQTVVQVLYYEQQRLREATDGCQSTESPTLLATLNPSTIDIHPVGDQASSLRRENQDLKQELVKMKMRLDEMEKSSNSTTPAVVSPVVISRAASGEKKPSFVGSVSRKLGRFIRMDGIIPSWKGRNRPSKDRRHSIS, encoded by the exons ATGGTGGATCTTGAGCAGGAGCAGAATACATCGGACATGTCTGCTAAGAAAAAAGAGCTTATTTCCACTGCAATGGAGAGGACTACCGAATG GATCTTTTCCCAAGAAATTCCCAGCGATTTAACAGTTAATGCGGGAGGAACTTCCTTTTCTTTGCATAAG TTTCCTTTGGTCACAAAATGTGGATACATGATGCAAAAACTCTCAGAATCCGACCATACTGATCATTCCACAGTCGAAATACCCGATATTCCTGGTGGTGGAGAAGCATTTGAACTTGCAGCAAAGTTCTGCTACGGTATAAACTTTGAAATCACCACAGAGAACATCGCCATGCTTAGATGTGCAGCCGAGTATCTTGAAATGACAGAGGAACACTCGGTTGGAAATTTGATCAGCCGAACCGAATCCTACATAAATCAAGTGGCTTTAAAGAGCCTCTCAGGCGCAATATCCATTCTACATTCTTCTGAAAACCTTCTTCCCATAGCAGAAAAGGTACGCCTTGTGAGCAGAAGCATCGATACTATTTCAACAGTGGCATGTAAGGACAGCCATTTCTGTGCACCAATCAGGTCAGATAGTGGCCTAAATGACTTGATTCCCTCGCCTGGACATAGCTCAAAACCAGTCGTCGACTGGTGGGCAGAAGATTTGGCGGTGTTACGAATCGATATGTTCCAAAGGGTCCTCATGGCTATGATGGCAAGGGGATTCAAGCAATACGCCCTCGCCCCGATACTAATGATATATGCAGAGAAATCTCTTCTAGGTTTG GAAATATTTGGGAAGGGTAGGAAGAAGATCCAACCAAAACAGGAACATGAGAAAAGGGTAGTTTTAGAAACAATAGTTAGCCTTCTTCCTAGAGGAAAAAACGTGATGTCAGTTAGCTTCCTGTCGATGCTTCTTCGAGCTTCAATATGTTTGGAAACAACAGTTTCTTGCCGGCTTGATTTGGAGAAGAGAATGGCTTCTCAATTGGGACAGGCCGTGCTAGATGATCTGCTGATCCCATCTCATTTATTCACAGGTGATACATTACTCGATGTTGAGACCGTGCAACGGATCACAACATATTTTTTCGAGTTTGAAAGAGAGGTGAATAAAACGGGATACAATGCAGATGAACATACTAGTCCCCCTTCTGCAAACGATATGGAACGCGTAACACGATTGATGGAGGGCTACCTCTCTGAAGTCGCTTCTGATAGAAATTTATCAGTTTTGAAATTTGTTAGTCTTGCAGAACTTATCCCTGAACAGTTCAGGATAACAGATGATAGTATGTACCGGGCCATCGACATTTTCTTGAAG GATTTGCATCAAAGGCTACTATTTATTAGTAGTAGAGCCACTCAAATATTTCAACAAtctaataacctgaatatctgGTTTCGATTGCTATGTAACATAGACAGCCACACAAGGCGCAGCAGCTGCAAACAGTTACAGCTTTTG GCTCATCCTGGTTCAAGTGATATGGAGAAAAAGAAAGTGTGCAGCATAATGGACTGCCAAAAACTTTCACGCGAGGCATGTGCTCACGCCGCACAAAATGACAGGCTCCCGGTTCAGACCGTCGTCCAAGTTCTTTATTACGAGCAACAGCGGTTAAGGGAAGCAACGGATGGTTGCCAAAGTACAGAATCCCCCACCCTTTTAGCAACGTTAAACCCCTCCACCATTGACATTCACCCTGTAGGAGACCAGGCCTCGTCTCTACGTAGGGAAAATCAGGACTTAAAACAGGAGCTGGTGAAAATGAAAATGAGATTAGATGAAATGGAAAAAAGTTCAAATAGTACTACGCCAGCAGTTGTCAGTCCCGTGGTGATCAGCCGAGCCGCATCCGGTGAGAAGAAACCATCGTTCGTGGGCTCGGTTTCCAGAAAACTTGGTAGGTTCATTCGTATGGATGGGATCATACCGAGTTGGAAAGGTAGAAATCGACCGAGTAAAGATAGGAGACACTCGATATCATGA
- the LOC140826459 gene encoding BTB/POZ domain-containing protein SR1IP1 isoform X2 — translation MVDLEQEQNTSDMSAKKKELISTAMERTTEWIFSQEIPSDLTVNAGGTSFSLHKFPLVTKCGYMMQKLSESDHTDHSTVEIPDIPGGGEAFELAAKFCYGINFEITTENIAMLRCAAEYLEMTEEHSVGNLISRTESYINQVALKSLSGAISILHSSENLLPIAEKVRLVSRSIDTISTVACKDSHFCAPIRSDSGLNDLIPSPGHSSKPVVDWWAEDLAVLRIDMFQRVLMAMMARGFKQYALAPILMIYAEKSLLGLEIFGKGRKKIQPKQEHEKRVVLETIVSLLPRGKNVMSVSFLSMLLRASICLETTVSCRLDLEKRMASQLGQAVLDDLLIPSHLFTGDTLLDVETVQRITTYFFEFEREVNKTGYNADEHTSPPSANDMERVTRLMEGYLSEVASDRNLSVLKFVSLAELIPEQFRITDDSMYRAIDIFLKAHPGSSDMEKKKVCSIMDCQKLSREACAHAAQNDRLPVQTVVQVLYYEQQRLREATDGCQSTESPTLLATLNPSTIDIHPVGDQASSLRRENQDLKQELVKMKMRLDEMEKSSNSTTPAVVSPVVISRAASGEKKPSFVGSVSRKLGRFIRMDGIIPSWKGRNRPSKDRRHSIS, via the exons ATGGTGGATCTTGAGCAGGAGCAGAATACATCGGACATGTCTGCTAAGAAAAAAGAGCTTATTTCCACTGCAATGGAGAGGACTACCGAATG GATCTTTTCCCAAGAAATTCCCAGCGATTTAACAGTTAATGCGGGAGGAACTTCCTTTTCTTTGCATAAG TTTCCTTTGGTCACAAAATGTGGATACATGATGCAAAAACTCTCAGAATCCGACCATACTGATCATTCCACAGTCGAAATACCCGATATTCCTGGTGGTGGAGAAGCATTTGAACTTGCAGCAAAGTTCTGCTACGGTATAAACTTTGAAATCACCACAGAGAACATCGCCATGCTTAGATGTGCAGCCGAGTATCTTGAAATGACAGAGGAACACTCGGTTGGAAATTTGATCAGCCGAACCGAATCCTACATAAATCAAGTGGCTTTAAAGAGCCTCTCAGGCGCAATATCCATTCTACATTCTTCTGAAAACCTTCTTCCCATAGCAGAAAAGGTACGCCTTGTGAGCAGAAGCATCGATACTATTTCAACAGTGGCATGTAAGGACAGCCATTTCTGTGCACCAATCAGGTCAGATAGTGGCCTAAATGACTTGATTCCCTCGCCTGGACATAGCTCAAAACCAGTCGTCGACTGGTGGGCAGAAGATTTGGCGGTGTTACGAATCGATATGTTCCAAAGGGTCCTCATGGCTATGATGGCAAGGGGATTCAAGCAATACGCCCTCGCCCCGATACTAATGATATATGCAGAGAAATCTCTTCTAGGTTTG GAAATATTTGGGAAGGGTAGGAAGAAGATCCAACCAAAACAGGAACATGAGAAAAGGGTAGTTTTAGAAACAATAGTTAGCCTTCTTCCTAGAGGAAAAAACGTGATGTCAGTTAGCTTCCTGTCGATGCTTCTTCGAGCTTCAATATGTTTGGAAACAACAGTTTCTTGCCGGCTTGATTTGGAGAAGAGAATGGCTTCTCAATTGGGACAGGCCGTGCTAGATGATCTGCTGATCCCATCTCATTTATTCACAGGTGATACATTACTCGATGTTGAGACCGTGCAACGGATCACAACATATTTTTTCGAGTTTGAAAGAGAGGTGAATAAAACGGGATACAATGCAGATGAACATACTAGTCCCCCTTCTGCAAACGATATGGAACGCGTAACACGATTGATGGAGGGCTACCTCTCTGAAGTCGCTTCTGATAGAAATTTATCAGTTTTGAAATTTGTTAGTCTTGCAGAACTTATCCCTGAACAGTTCAGGATAACAGATGATAGTATGTACCGGGCCATCGACATTTTCTTGAAG GCTCATCCTGGTTCAAGTGATATGGAGAAAAAGAAAGTGTGCAGCATAATGGACTGCCAAAAACTTTCACGCGAGGCATGTGCTCACGCCGCACAAAATGACAGGCTCCCGGTTCAGACCGTCGTCCAAGTTCTTTATTACGAGCAACAGCGGTTAAGGGAAGCAACGGATGGTTGCCAAAGTACAGAATCCCCCACCCTTTTAGCAACGTTAAACCCCTCCACCATTGACATTCACCCTGTAGGAGACCAGGCCTCGTCTCTACGTAGGGAAAATCAGGACTTAAAACAGGAGCTGGTGAAAATGAAAATGAGATTAGATGAAATGGAAAAAAGTTCAAATAGTACTACGCCAGCAGTTGTCAGTCCCGTGGTGATCAGCCGAGCCGCATCCGGTGAGAAGAAACCATCGTTCGTGGGCTCGGTTTCCAGAAAACTTGGTAGGTTCATTCGTATGGATGGGATCATACCGAGTTGGAAAGGTAGAAATCGACCGAGTAAAGATAGGAGACACTCGATATCATGA
- the LOC140828248 gene encoding uncharacterized protein gives MEKLLNPYDQENMRKAMLRHEETFREQVNELHRLYRTQKILMKDLARLQRDGASHPCWNNDSRARKFVEPGNRAGDYNFTEAGEDGRVLEDEDDRSTDLELTLGPRSYYQRKIKAAELGTDVSGFGPGFSTSSSSGSTSCLKRTKEGFSSQQNQERLDNSHCVFQVLSLNMT, from the exons ATGGAGAAGCTTCTAAATCCATATGACCAGGAGAACATGAGAAAGGCAATGTTAAGGCATGAGGAAACATTTCGGGAACAG GTGAATGAACTGCATCGTCTGTATCGAACCCAAAAGATTCTGATGAAAGATCTTGCTAGATTACAGCGAGACGGCGCGTCGCATCCCTGCTGGAATAATGATTCCAGGGCCCGGAAATTTGTTGAGCCGGGGAATAGGGCAGGAGACTATAATTTTACGGAAGCAGGTGAAGATGGTAGAGTTTTAGAAGATGAAGATGATCGGAGTACTGATCTTGAGCTGACTTTAGGTCCGAGAAGCTATTATCAGAGGAAGATCAAAGCTGCTGAGCTAGGTACAGATGTATCAGGTTTCGGGCCGGGTTTTTCTACTTCTTCTTCAAGTGGGTCAACTAGCTGTCTCAAGAGAACAAAAGAAGGATTCTCGAGCCAGCAGAATCAAGAACGATTGGATAATTCCCATTGCGTTTTTCAGGTTTTGAGCTTGAATATGACTTGA
- the LOC140826461 gene encoding uncharacterized protein, producing MPGDRHYSRIDTIELKLHVERRLGRQKSEKYFNLLSRYLSLKLNKSEFDKLCIGLLGRENVTLHNGLIRAIISNAYAAKNPPPEHGKGENISLNVKVPNGYQRSILQSLCRDVFPQSPRKGRTPTLRDRKPKDRPTLLGPHGKVDNVACEDSIPKVQEHQSATELLSLGSKPPVEVTSVEDGEEVDQDFGSPVVNRKSPLRAPFGVSLHTKGTRKVLCHGSAPFVEIDTCYNNGALPDFSSLGKRLEQKVRMEGLNISTDCVNVLNNGMDVFMKRLLKPCLDLAASRSEYKLPDKVQHQIKNGVSSMTHVQKSNRLFTLSTSDFRVAMESNPRSLGEDWPVLLEKISLHASED from the coding sequence ATGCCAGGAGATCGGCATTACTCTCGAATTGATACTATTGAGCTAAAACTTCACGTCGAAAGGAGACTCGGTCGGCAAAAATCTGAGAAGTATTTTAATCTTTTGAGTAGGTACCTGAGCCTCAAGCTTAATAAATCAGAGTTTGATAAGCTCTGTATTGGATTGTTGGGGAGGGAAAATGTCACTCTTCACAATGGACTTATTCGAGCAATTATCAGCAACGCTTATGCTGCCAAGAATCCTCCTCCTGAGCATGGGAAAGGGGAGAATATTTCATTGAATGTGAAAGTTCCGAATGGGTACCAAAGAAGTATTCTTCAATCTCTTTGCCGAGATGTGTTTCCTCAGTCTCCTAGAAAGGGGAGAACTCCCACTCTTCGAGATCGTAAACCCAAGGATAGACCAACCTTACTTGGGCCTCATGGGAAGGTCGATAATGTGGCATGTGAAGATTCAATACCGAAGGTCCAGGAACATCAGAGTGCTACGGAGCTTTTATCTCTAGGTAGTAAGCCTCCTGTCGAAGTTACATCCGTGGAAGACGGTGAAGAGGTGGACCAGGATTTCGGAAGTCCTGTAGTTAATAGAAAAAGCCCTCTTAGAGCTCCATTTGGAGTTTCTCTTCACACTAAAGGAACGAGAAAAGTGTTATGCCACGGATCAGCGCCTTTTGTTGAAATTGACACTTGCTATAACAATGGTGCGCTTCCGGACTTTAGTTCCTTAGGGAAGAGGTTGGAACAAAAGGTGAGAATGGAAGGATTGAATATATCGACAGACTGTGTCAATGTATTGAATAATGGGATGGATGTATTTATGAAGAGATTACTCAAACCTTGCCTCGATTTAGCCGCCTCAAGATCCGAATACAAGCTCCCGGACAAAGTTCAGCATCAAATTAAGAATGGGGTGAGCTCAATGACACATGTACAGAAGTCTAACAGATTGTTTACTTTGTCGACGTCAGACTTCCGAGTTGCAATGGAATCAAATCCCCGGAGTCTTGGAGAAGACTGGCCGGTGCTGCTCGAGAAGATTTCCTTGCATGCTTCAGAAGATTAA